Proteins encoded within one genomic window of Humulus lupulus chromosome 1, drHumLupu1.1, whole genome shotgun sequence:
- the LOC133803496 gene encoding uncharacterized protein LOC133803496 — protein MDRSKSLPSHYSNLYGDARFDFEDRSKSYNFNGPSSHVDDSNPEMKRRKRVAAYNMYATEGKLKSSLRNSFKWIKSKFADTYYDE, from the coding sequence ATGGACAGGAGCAAATCATTGCCAAGCCACTACTCCAACCTTTATGGAGATGCCCGGTTCGATTTCGAGGATCGGTCCAAGTCGTACAACTTCAACGGTCCGAGCAGCCATGTGGACGATAGTAACCCTGAGATGAAGAGGAGGAAGAGGGTTGCAGCCTATAACATGTATGCAACAGAAGGTAAGCTCAAGTCTTCTTTGCGCAATAGCTTCAAATGGATCAAGAGCAAGTTTGCGGACACTTACTATGATGAGTAG